CACCTCAACCACCTTGACCAGGCCCACTGAATCAaccacctccaccacctccaccacccTCACCGAGTCAGCCACATCCACCACCAGAACCTCAACCACATCGGCCGCTCCCACCGAATCAACCACGCCCACCACCACCTCAaccacctccaccaccaccaccgaGTCCACCAtgtccaccaccaccacctcaaCCACCTCAGTCGTGCCTACCGAATCAACCACGTCCATCACCACCTCAACCACCTCAACCAACCCCATCGAGTCCACCACCACCTCAACCACCTCAACCACCTCGGCCACCCCCGCTGAGTCCGCCTCCACCTCAACCACCTCGACCTTGCCCACGGAATCAACCGCGTCCACCACTGGgtccaccacctccaccacctcAGCTGCACCGACTGATTCCACCATGTCCACCACCAGCTCTTCAACCACGTCAGGTGCCCCCAcctcctccaccacctccaccacctcAGCCGCGCCTACCCAATCAACCATGtccaccaccagcacctccacCACCTCAGCTGCACCCACTGAGTCCACCACAAGCACCTCAATCACCTCCGTctcctccaccacctccacctcctccaccaCCTCAGCTACATCTACCGGATCAACCACctccaccaccagcacctcaACCACTTCATCCACCTCAGCCGTCCCCACCGAgtccaccacctccaccacctcctcaaCCACCTCAACCACGTCATCCAGTCCCACTGAATCAACCAtgcccacctcctcctccaccacccCCACCGAGTCCACCATGTCCACCATCACCTCAACCACGTCAGCCGCTCCCATTGAATCAACCACGTCCACCATCACCTCAACCACCTCCATTGCGCCTTCCGGATTGACCACGTCCATCACCACCTCAACCACCTCGATCACCcccaccacctccaccacctcAGCTCCACCCACTGAGTCAACCACGTCCACCTCAACCTCAACCACCTCAGCCAGGCCCAATGAGTCCACCGCGTCCACCACATCCATCACCACCTCAACCACATTGGCCCCCACCACCGATTCAACCATCTCCACTTCCTCCTCAACCACCTCACCTGCCCCTACTGAATCAACCACGTCCACCACCACCTCAACCACCTCGGCTGGGCCCTCCGAATCAACCACGTCCATCACCACCTCAACCACCTCAGTCGCGCATTCCGAATTGACCACGTCCATCACCACCTCAACCACCTCCATCACCCCCACCGGgtccaccacctccaccacctcAGGTGCACCCACTGAGTCAACCACGTCCACCTCAACCTCAACCACCTCAGCCAGGCCCAATGAGTCCACCGCGTCCACCACATCCATCACCACCTCAACCGCATTGGCCCCCACCACCGATTCAACCATCTCCACTTCCACCTCAACCACCTCATCCACCTCAGCCATCCCCACCGAGTCCACCACGTCCACCTCAACCTCAACCTCAACCACTTCGGCTGTGCCCTCCGAATCAACCACCTCCATCACCACCACAACCACGACCGCCACTCCCCATGAATCAACTACGTCCACCGCCGGGTCGACCACGTCCACCACCTCAGCTGCACCCACTGAGTCCACCACGTCCATCACCAGCACTTCAACCACCTCGTCCTCCTCCACTGCCCCAGCCGAGTCCACCACCTCCACCTCAAGCACCTCAACCACCTCGGCTGCCCCCACTGAGTCCACCACGTCCACCTCCACCTCAACCACCTCCACCATGGAGTCCGCCCCCACTGAGTCCATGATGTCCACCTCAACTCCAACCACCTCAACCACCTCATCTGTGCCCACTGAATCAACCACctccaccaccagcacctcaACCACTTCGTCCACCTCAGCCGTCCCCACCGAGTCCACCACCTCCACCATCACCTCAACCACCTCAACCACCTCGGCCGTTCCCACTGAATCAACCACGcccaccaccacctccaccacccCCACCGAGTCCACCATGTCCACCACCAGCTCTTCAACCACATCAGCGCGCTCCCATTGAATCGACCACGTCCACCAGCACCTCAGCCACCTCCATTGCGCCTACCGAATTCACCACGTCCATCACCACCTCAACCCCCTCAACCACCTCGCCCACCCCCACTGAGTCCACCTCCACCTCAACCACCTTGACCGTGCCCACTGAATCAACTACGTCCACCACCAGGaccaccacctccaccacctcAGCTTCCCCCACTGAGTCTGCCACCTCCACCTCAAGCACCTCAACCCCATTGGCTACCCCCACTGAGTCCGCCATGTCCACCACCTCCTCAACAACCTCAACCACATCGGCCGGTCCCACTGAATCAACCACGCCCACCTCTGCCTCAACCACCTCTACCGTGCCCACGGAATCAACCATGTCCACCACTGGgtccaccacctccaccacctcAGCTGCCCCCACCGAgtccaccacctccaccaccaGATCTTCAACCACGTCAGCCACCCCCACCTCCTCCACCAGCTCAGCTGCGCCTACTCAATCAACCACGtccaccaccagcacctcaACCACTTCATCCACCTCAGCCGTCCCCACCAAgtccaccacctccaccacctcctcaaCCACCTCAACCACCTCGGCCGGTCCCACTGAATCAACCACGcccaccaccacctccaccacccCCACCGAGTCCACCATGTCCACCACCAGCTCTTCAACCACATCAGCCGCTCCCACTGAATCGACCACGTCCACCAGCACCTCAACCACCTCAGTCGTGCCCACGGAATCAACCACGTCCACCACCAGGTCCATCGCCTCCACCACCTCGGCCACCCCCACCGAGTCCACGATGTCCACCTCAACCTCAACCACCTCAGGCGGCCCCACTGAGTCAACCACGTCCACCACCAGCACTTCAACCATCTCATCCATCTCCACTGCCCCCACCGAGTCCACCACCTCCACCTCAACCACCTCAACCACCTCGACTGTGCCCACTGAATCAACCACCTCCACCACCCTCACCGAGTCAGCCACATCCACCGCCGGAATCTCAACCACCTCAGTCGCGCCTACCGAATCAACCACGTCCATCACCACCTCAACCACCTCAACCACCCCCACTGAGTCCACCTCCACCTCAACCACCTCAACTGTGCCCACGGAATCAACCACGTCCACCACCGGGTCCATCACTTCCACCACCTCAGAGGCACCCACTGAGTCCACCATGTCCACCACCAGCTCTTCAACCACGTCAGGCGCCCCCAcctcctccaccacctccaccacctcAGCTGCGCCGGCCGAATCAACCATGtccaccaccagcacctccacCACTTCATCCACCTCTGCTTCCCCCACTGAgtccaccacctccaccacctcctcaaCCACCTCAACCCCCTCGGCCGGTCCCACTGAATCAACCACGcccaccaccacctccaccaccaccaccgaGTCCACCAtgtccaccaccaccacctcaaCCACCTCAGTCGCGCCTACCGAATCAACCACGTCCATCACCACCTCAACCACCTCAACCAACCCCATCGAGTCCACCACCACCTCAACCACCTCAACCACCTCAACCACCTCGGCCCCCCCCGCTGAGTCCACCTCCACCTCAACCACCTCGACCTTGCCCACGGAATCAACCGCGTCCACCACTGGgtccaccacctccaccacctcAGCTGCACCGACTGATTCCACCATGTCCACCACCAGCTCTTCAACCACGTCAGGTGCCCCCAcctcctccaccacctccaccacctccaccacctcAGCCGCGCCTACCCAATCAACCATGtccaccaccagcacctccacCACCTCAGCTGCACCCACTGAGTCCACCACAAGCACCTCAATCACCTCCGTctcctccaccacctccacctcctccaccaCCTCAGCTACATCTACCGGATCAACCACctccaccaccagcacctcaACCACTTCATCCACCTCAGCCGTCCCCACCGAGGCTACCACCTACACCACCTCCTCAACAACCTCAACCACCTTGGCCGGTCACACTGAATCAACCACGcccaccacctccaccacccCTACCGAGTCCACCATGTCCACCACCAGCTCTTCAACCACGTCAGCCGCTCCCATTGAATCGACCACGTCCACCAGCACCTCAGCCACCTCAGTCGCGCCTACCGAATCAACCACGTCCATCACCACATCAACCACCTCCATCACCCCCACCGAAGTCCACCATGTCCACCTCAACCCCAACCACCTCTGCCGGGCCCATTGAGTCAACCACGTCCATCACCAGCACTTCAACCACCTCGTCCTCCTCCACTGCCCCAGCTGAGTCCACCACCTCCACCTCAACCACCTCAACCACCTCGACCGGGCCCACTGAATCAaccacctccaccacctccaccacccTCACCGAGTCCACCATGTCCGCCACCAGCACCTCAATCACCTTGTCTGTGCCCACTGAATCAACCAcatccaccaccaccacctcaaCCACCTCATCCACCTCAGCCATCCCTATCGAGTCCAACACGTCCACCTCAACCTCAACCACCTCTGCTGGTCCCACTGAGTCTACCACGCCCACCACCAGCGCATCAACTACCTCATCCTCCTCCACTGCCCCCACCAAGTCCACCACCTCCACCTCAAGCACCTCAACCACCTCGGCTACCTCGACCGAGTCCACCACGTCCACCTCCATCTCAACCACCTCCACCACAGAGTCCCCTCCCACGGAGTCCACAATGTCCACCTCAACTTCAACCACCTCAACCACCTCGTCTGTGCCCACTGAATCAACCACCTCCACCACCATCTCCACCACCTCGTTCACTCCCACCGAGTCAACCACATCCATCATCAGTGCTTCAACCACATCAGCTGCCCCCACTGAATCAACCATGTCCACCACCTCCTCAACCACCTCGTATGTGCCCACGGAATCAACCACATCCACAACCAGCACCTCAaccacctccacctcctccaccaGCTCAGCTGCGCCTACACAATCAACCACGtccaccaccagcacctcaACCACTTCATCCACCTCAGCCGTCCCCACCGAgtccaccacctccaccacctcctcaaCCACCTCAACCACATCAGCCGCTCCCACTGAATCAACCACGTCCACCAGCACCTCAACCACCTCGGTCGCGCCTACCGAATCGACCGCGTCCATCACCACCTCAACCACCTCCATCACCCCCACCGGGTCCACCATGTCCACCACCTCAGCTGCACCCACTGAGTCCAATACGTCCACCATCAGCACCTCAACCACCTCATCCACCTCAGCCATCCCCGTCACCTCCACCACGTCCACCTCAACCTCAACCACCTCAGCCGGCCCTACTGTGTCAGCCACATCCACCACGTCCACTCCCACCTCAACCACATCGGCCACCCCCACCGAATCAACCATCTCCACTTCCTCCTCAACCACCTCACCTGCCCCTACTGAATCAACCACGTCCACCACCACCTCAACCACCTCGGCTGGGCCCTCCGAATCAACCACGTCCATCACCACCACAACCACGACCGCCACCCCCACTGAATCAACCACGTCCACCACTGAGTCCACCACCTTCACCACCTCCACCACCCCCACCGAGTCCACCACGTCCACCACCAGCTCTTCAACCACATCAGCTGCCCCCACCGAATCAACCATGTCCACCAGCACCTCAACCACCTTGGTCCTACCTACCGAATCGACCACGTCCATCACCACCTCAACCACCTCAGCCGGGCCCACTGAGTCCACCACGCCCACCACCTCTATCACCACCTCAACCACATCGGCCACCCCCACCGAATCAACCAtctccaccacctcctccaccACCTCATCCACCTCAGCCATCCCCACCGAGTCCACCACCTCCACCTCAACCTCAACCACCTCAGCTGGGCCCACTGCGTCAACCACGTCCATCACCACCACAACCACAACCGCCACCCCCACTGAATCAACCACGTCCACCGCCGGGTCCACCTCATCCACCACTTCAGCTGCACCCACTGAGTCCACCATGtccaccaccagcacctcaACCACCTCATCCACCTCTGCCATCCCCACCGATTCCACCACGTCCACCCCAACCCCAACCTCCACCACTTCTGCCGGGCCCACTCAGTCAACCACATCCACCACAAGCGCCTCAACCATCTCATCCTCCTCCACTGCCCCCACCGAGTCCACCACTtccaccaccagcacctcaACCACCTTGACTGCCCCCACTGAGTCCACCACGTCCACCTCCACCTCAACCACCTCCACCACGGAGTCCACCCACACCGAGTCCACGATGTCCACCTCAACTTCAACCACCTCAACCACCTCGTCTGTGCCCACTGAATCAaccacctccaccacctcctccaccaccacctcTGCCACCTCCGCCACCCCCACCGAGTCCACCACATCCACCACCAGCTCTTCAACCACGTCAGCCGCTCCCATTGAATCAACCACATCCACCATCACCTCAACCACCTCCATCACCCCCACGGGgtccaccacctccaccacctcAGCTGCCCCGACTGAGTCCACCACCTCCACCATCAGCGCCTCAACCATCTCATCCACCTCGGCTGCCCCGACTGAGTCCACCATGTCCACCTCCACCTCAACCACCTCCACCACAGGGTCCACCCCCACTGAGTCCGTGGTGTCCACCTCAACCTCAACCACCTCCTCTGTGCCCACTGAATCAACCAtctccaccaccacctcctcaACCACCTCGTCCACCCCCACCGAGTCAACCACGTCCATCATCAGCGCTTCAACCACATCAGCTGCTTCCACCGAATCAACCATGtccaccaccagcacctcaACCACCTCAACTACCTCGGCCGTTCCCACTGAATCAACCACTcccaccaccacctccaccacccCCACCGAGTCCACCATGTCCACCACCAGCTCTTCAACCACATCAGCCGCTCCCATTGAATCAACCACATCCACCAGCACCTCAACCACCTCGGTTGCGCCTACTGAATCGACCGTGTCCATCACTACCTCAACCACCTCCATCACCCTCACCGGGTCCACCATGTCCACCACCTCAGCTGCACCCACTGAGTCCAATACGTCCACCTCAACCTCAACCACCTCATCCACCTCAGCCATCCCCGTCACCTCCACCACGTCCACCTCAACCTCAACCACCTCAGCCAGGCCTACTGTGTCAGCCACGTCCACCACGTCCACTCCCACCTCAACCACATCGGCCACCCCCACCGAATCAACCATCTCCACTTCCTCCTCAACCACCTCAGCTGCCCCTACTGAATCAACCACGCCCACCACCACCTCAACCACCTCGGCTGGGCCCTCTGAATCAACCACGTCCATCACCACCACAACCACGACCGCCACCTCCACTGAATCAACCACGTCCACCGCCGGGTCCACCTCATCCACCACTTCAGCTGCACCCACTGAGTCCACCATGtccaccaccagcacctcaACCACCTCATCCACCTCTGCCATCCCCACCGATTCCACCACGTCCACCCCAACCCCAACCTCCACCACTTCTGCCGGGCCCACTCAGTCAACCACATCCACCACAAGCGCCTCAACCATCTCATCCTCCTCCACTGCCCCCACCGAGTCCACCACTtccaccaccagcacctcaACCACCTTGACTGCCCCCACTGAGTCCACCACGTCCACCTCCACCTCAACCACCTCCACCACGGAGTCCACCCACACCGAGTCCACGATGTCCACCTCAACTTCAACCACCT
This region of Camarhynchus parvulus unplaced genomic scaffold, STF_HiC, whole genome shotgun sequence genomic DNA includes:
- the LOC115916342 gene encoding mucin-5AC-like, with product MPTESTTSTTIITTLTTFSTPIESTTSTTSSTTSTTLSGPNGSTTPTSSSTTPTESTMSTITSTTSATPTESTTSTSTSTTSVAPTELTTSITTSTTSITPTGSTTSTTSAAPTEPTTSTSTSTISGGPTESTTSTTSTSTTSSSSTAPTESTTSTSTTSTTLTRPTESTTSTTSTTLTESATSTTRTSTTSAAPTESTTPTTTSTTSTTTTESTMSTTTTSTTSVVPTESTTSITTSTTSTNPIESTTTSTTSTTSATPAESASTSTTSTLPTESTASTTGSTTSTTSAAPTDSTMSTTSSSTTSGAPTSSTTSTTSAAPTQSTMSTTSTSTTSAAPTESTTSTSITSVSSTTSTSSTTSATSTGSTTSTTSTSTTSSTSAVPTESTTSTTSSTTSTTSSSPTESTMPTSSSTTPTESTMSTITSTTSAAPIESTTSTITSTTSIAPSGLTTSITTSTTSITPTTSTTSAPPTESTTSTSTSTTSARPNESTASTTSITTSTTLAPTTDSTISTSSSTTSPAPTESTTSTTTSTTSAGPSESTTSITTSTTSVAHSELTTSITTSTTSI
- the LOC115916343 gene encoding LOW QUALITY PROTEIN: cell wall protein DAN4-like (The sequence of the model RefSeq protein was modified relative to this genomic sequence to represent the inferred CDS: deleted 2 bases in 1 codon); the protein is PPLSPPPSPPPTPTESTTSTTSSSTTSAAPTESTMSTSTSTTLVLPTESTTSITTSTTSAGPTESTTPTTSITTSTTSATPTESTISTTSSTTSSTSAIPTESTTSTSTSTTSAGPTASTTSITTTTTTATPTESTTSTAGST